One Roseburia rectibacter DNA window includes the following coding sequences:
- a CDS encoding ABC transporter substrate-binding protein → MKKKVLAALMCAAMTVGMLAGCGGNSTAGNTSADAGEAASGTESADSGAGRREMDVEGDDVTTLEVWTFIENHQDFYTNMAEKWNEENPDKKVKLVLSNMAYDDMHNKLSLALESGEGAPDVVDIELGKFPAFMTGDIGLKPLNDAVEPYLDNVVESRLQLYSKDGNYYGFPTHVGTTVAFYNTEALEAAGIDYTTIKTWDDFKEAGAKYKEATGKTFAACETTAQWTLNLMLAQKGGDYLNDDGSLAVNNDTMVECLQTMKDMQDAGAMDVIAGGQPDNEEAYPLYNSGDVAAAIMPFWQTSRYLSYMTDLSGKVAIAAPPVFGDNDAVKTIGGGGTGTAVVASSPNADLAAEVFAYIKLSDTANVEVWNVLGFDPVNTAVWTDKSVTENPDNQYVQYFNTKPFDALLDVQDGIGLLTCYTDEKMPSINNIFCTETLNNIFESGMDVKEALDEAQSALQNEFGE, encoded by the coding sequence ATGAAGAAAAAGGTTTTAGCAGCATTAATGTGTGCAGCAATGACAGTTGGAATGCTCGCTGGATGTGGCGGTAATTCCACAGCAGGAAACACCAGCGCCGATGCGGGGGAAGCAGCATCCGGTACTGAGAGCGCAGACAGCGGCGCAGGAAGAAGAGAGATGGATGTAGAAGGTGATGATGTCACAACACTTGAGGTCTGGACATTCATCGAGAACCATCAGGATTTCTACACTAACATGGCTGAGAAATGGAATGAGGAAAATCCGGATAAGAAGGTTAAACTTGTTTTATCCAACATGGCATATGATGATATGCACAACAAATTATCACTTGCATTAGAGTCAGGAGAGGGTGCTCCGGATGTCGTTGATATCGAGCTTGGTAAATTCCCTGCATTCATGACAGGTGATATCGGATTAAAACCATTGAACGATGCAGTAGAACCGTATCTTGACAATGTAGTAGAGTCCAGATTACAGCTTTACTCCAAAGATGGTAACTATTATGGATTCCCGACACACGTTGGTACAACCGTTGCTTTCTACAACACGGAAGCATTAGAGGCAGCAGGTATTGATTACACAACCATCAAGACCTGGGATGACTTCAAAGAAGCAGGTGCAAAATACAAAGAAGCAACCGGAAAAACATTTGCAGCATGTGAGACAACTGCTCAGTGGACATTAAACTTAATGCTCGCTCAGAAAGGCGGAGATTACTTAAATGATGATGGAAGCCTTGCAGTAAACAATGACACAATGGTTGAATGTTTACAGACCATGAAAGATATGCAGGATGCAGGTGCTATGGACGTTATCGCCGGTGGACAGCCTGACAACGAGGAAGCATATCCGTTATACAACAGCGGTGATGTCGCAGCAGCAATCATGCCATTCTGGCAGACCAGCCGTTACTTAAGCTACATGACAGACCTTTCCGGTAAAGTTGCAATCGCAGCACCTCCTGTATTTGGTGACAACGATGCAGTAAAGACCATCGGTGGTGGTGGTACCGGTACAGCAGTTGTAGCATCCAGTCCGAATGCTGACCTTGCAGCAGAAGTATTCGCTTACATCAAACTTTCTGACACAGCAAACGTAGAAGTTTGGAACGTATTAGGATTTGACCCGGTTAACACAGCAGTATGGACAGACAAATCCGTAACAGAGAACCCGGATAATCAGTATGTACAGTACTTCAACACAAAACCATTTGATGCATTATTAGATGTTCAGGACGGCATTGGATTACTGACCTGCTATACAGATGAGAAGATGCCATCCATCAACAATATCTTCTGTACAGAGACTTTGAATAATATCTTC